A single Garra rufa chromosome 9, GarRuf1.0, whole genome shotgun sequence DNA region contains:
- the ctsk gene encoding cathepsin K, whose amino-acid sequence MYTFGGIALLVVVWCGLAHSLENLTLDEAWESWKLTHRREYNGLGEESIRRTIWEKNMLFIEAHNKEYELGIHTYNLGMNHFGDMTLEEVAEKVMGLQMPMNRDLMNTYVPDDTMLPKSIDYRKLGYVTSVKNQGSCGSCWAFSSVGALEGQLKKTKGQLVDLSPQNLVDCVSENDGCGGGYMTNAFKYVRDNQGIDSEESYPYVGTDQQCAYNSTGRAASCKGYKEIPEGNERALTAAVAKVGPVAVGIDAMQSTFLYYKSGVYYDRNCNKEDVNHAVLAVGYGVTPKGKKYWIVKNSWGEEWGKKGYVLMARNRNNACGIASLASFPIM is encoded by the exons ATGTATACGTTTGGTGGAATCGCCCTACTTGTGGTGGTCTGGTGTGGACTAGCTCACAGTCTGGAGAATCTCACATTGGATGAAGCATGGGAGAGCTGGAAACTCACCCACAGGAGGGAGTACAATGGCCTG GGTGAAGAGTCTATTCGACGGACGATTTGGGAGAAGAACATGCTGTTTATTGAGGCCCATAACAAAGAGTACGAACTGGGGATTCATACCTATAATCTGGGCATGAACCATTTTGGAGATATG ACACTGGAAGAAGTGGCAGAAAAAGTCATGGGACTTCAAATGCCAATGAACCGGGACCTAATGAACACGTATGTGCCTGATGACACGATGTTGCCCAAATCAATTGACTACCGTAAACTGGGATACGTCACTTCTGTCAAGAACCAA GGTTCATGCGGCTCATGCTGGGCCTTTAGCTCTGTTGGGGCTTTGGAAGGTCAGCTGAAAAAGACCAAAGGTCAGCTGGTGGATCTCAGTCCTCAGAACCTGGTGGACTGTGTGAGTGAAAATGATGGCTGTGGTGGAGGATATATGACAAATGCCTTCAAATACGTCAGAGACAACCAAGGCATTGATTCAGAGGAGAGCTACCCCTATGTTGGAACG GACCAACAGTGTGCCTACAACAGTACAGGAAGAGCAGCCAGTTGTAAAGGGTATAAAGAGATTCCTGAGGGTAATGAGAGGGCACTGACTGCCGCCGTGGCAAAAGTGGGACCTGTAGCAGTGGGTATAGATGCCATGCAGTCCACCTTCCTGTACTACAAAAGCG GTGTGTACTATGATCGCAACTGCAACAAGGAAGATGTCAACCATGCAGTTCTAGCTGTTGGCTATGGAGTCACACCAAAAGGCAAAAAGTACTGGATTGTGAAGAACAG TTGGGGTGAGGAATGGGGGAAGAAGGGGTACGTCCTGATGGCTCGTAACCGTAACAATGCATGTGGCATTGCCAGCCTGGCCAGTTTTCCTATCATGTGA
- the LOC141343373 gene encoding cathepsin S-like isoform X1 gives MMLGSLLFAVCCSAALAHFNTNLDQHWELWKKTHNKFYSSKFEDLGRRELWERNLQLITLHNLEASMGLHSYDLGMNHMGDMTPEEVLQLFATTRVPANLKRQTANFVGSSGAPIPDSLDWREKGYVSSVKMQGACGSCWAFSSVGALEGQLMKTTGKLVDLSPQNLVDCSSSYGNKGCNGGFMSSAFQYVIDNGGIDSETTYPYEGVQGQCRYNPSQYAANCTKYYFVRQGDEEALKQALASVGPISVAIDATRPQFILYRSGVYNDPTCTKRVNHAVLAVGYGAAGGQDFWLVKNSWGTHFGDGGYIRIARNQNNMCGIASYACYPVM, from the exons ATGATGCTCGGGAGCTTGCTGTTTGCCGTGTGTTGTAGCGCAGCACTGGCCCATTTCAACACAAATCTAGACCAGCACTGGGAGTTGTGGAAGAAGACCCATAATAAATTTTACTCCAGTAAG TTTGAAGACCTGGGGAGAAGGGAGTTATGGGAGAGAAACCTTCAACTTATCACCCTTCACAACCTGGAGGCCTCTATGGGCCTGCATTCATATGACCTGGGCATGAACCACATGGGTGACATG ACACCAGAGGAGGTCTTGCAATTATTTGCCACGACTCGTGTTCCTGCTAATTTAAAGAGGCAAACAGCGAATTTTGTGGGCTCTTCTGGGGCTCCTATCCCAGACTCTCTGGACTGGAGAGAGAAGGGATATGTCTCCAGTGTGAAGATGCAG GGTGCATGTGGTTCGTGTTGGGCTTTTAGCTCCGTTGGGGCTCTTGAAGGTCAGCTGATGAAGACCACAGGAAAGCTAGTCGACCTCAGTCCTCAGAATCTGGTGGACTGTTCCTCCAGTTACGGCAACAAAGGCTGCAATGGTGGTTTTATGAGTTCTGCCTTCCAGTATGTTATTGATAATGGTGGAATAGACTCAGAGACAACTTATCCTTATGAAGGAGTG CAAGGGCAGTGCCGATACAATCCATCCCAGTATGCAGCAAACTGCACCAAGTACTATTTCGTCCGTCAGGGAGATGAAGAGGCCCTGAAGCAGGCTTTGGCCAGCGTCGGGCCCATTTCAGTAGCCATTGATGCCACCCGCCCTCAGTTTATCCTGTATCGCAGTG GAGTTTACAATGACCCAACCTGTACAAAAAGAGTAAACCATGCAGTGCTGGCTGTTGGATACGGTGCAGCTGGTGGACAGGACTTTTGGCTGGTCAAAAACAG TTGGGGTACTCATTTTGGAGATGGTGGCTACATCCGTATAGCCAGAAACCAGAACAACATGTGTGGCATCGCCTCATACGCCTGCTATCCAGTTATGTAA